A region from the Rosa rugosa chromosome 6, drRosRugo1.1, whole genome shotgun sequence genome encodes:
- the LOC133713891 gene encoding cyclic nucleotide-gated ion channel 1-like isoform X2 has protein sequence MNNPADNVSVEVTESSSTRIKKWPEVKDILNLHDDDEPKIFFPMWDVIFMISCGIGVFLDPVYSYIPVVDKDRTCYFWDQKLMWTFVGLRSAVDLFYTMDIIIFLRRKITDAKFAASLNSKKKKSLKESIRKRFPVLLRIFVALPILQAVALTGTFAQYNKFNLFRVNPVQFVMRIYYTYGSLKGIPNIETGVGRFLQAILDFLPFVLAAHLFGALWYGLALQREVDCWTSDVVCMNVTDQQPICDSYPLNHFYCSTYTEGNNKIINIKHLEEACNIDASPPIFDFGIYLYALQSNMTSSSTSVPRKMLQCFWWGLRNISSFGSNLQTGPHIVEIIFAVLVSITGLVLFLLYLNARVQALKSRSDQLKMERKVKTMSLEVDLWLSKNNLPRKDLKRLKKMIMKNVKEKLEEKKDIDMHNVLSILPIVQKRRIMYILRLASLKEVDMFRTMNEQVLETICEHLKPVTYTEGCNIIQEGQPLEMMLFITQGTAWTYITSSTNGATRSSSVIKYLKRGDLCGEELLNCISKLAAFSDFPISTRVVKAQTRIEGFALGAHDLKSVVSNFWWHFRREELDRVDGAQLPEWEHVAASFIQEKWRLRHHA, from the exons ATGAACAACCCGGCAGATAATGTATCGGTTGAG GTGACAGAATCTTCAAGTACAAGAATAAAAAAGTGGCCAGAAGTAAAGGACATTCTGAATCTACATGATGACGACGAGCCAAAGATTTTCTTTCCGATGTGGGATGTAATCTTTATGATATCGTGTGGAATTGGTGTCTTCCTTGATCCTGTGTACAGTTACATTCCGGTCGTCGACAAGGACAGGACATGCTACTTTTGGGATCAAAAGTTGATGTGGACATTTGTGGGCTTAAGATCTGCTGTAGATCTTTTTTATACAATGGACATTATCATTTTCTTACGTCGAAAAATTACTGATGCTAAGTTTGCTGCCTCCTTAAattcgaagaaaaagaaatcactAAAGGAAAGTATTCGCAAGCGTTTTCCCGTTCTACTTCGCATTTTCGTTGCTCTTCCAATCCTACAG GCAGTGGCACTCACCGGAACATTTGCACAATATAATAAGTTTAACTTGTTTCGGGTCAATCCGGTTCAATTTGTCATGCGTATTTACTACACCTATGGATCGCTTAAGGGAATTCCGAACATAGAAACTGGAGTAGGAAGATTTCTTCAGGCTATTTTGGACTTTCTTCCCTTCGTACTTGCTGCTCAT CTATTTGGAGCATTGTGGTACGGTCTTGCTCTACAACGAGAAGTAGATTGTTGGACGAGCGACGTTGTGTGTATGAATGTTACAGATCAACAACCGATATGTGATAGTTACCCACTAAATCACTTCTACTGTAGTACTTACACCGAGGGCAACAATAAAATCATCAATATCAAGCATTTAGAGGAAGCATGCAATATAGATGCAAGTCCACCAATCTTCGACTTTGGCATTTATCTTTACGCTCTTCAGTCTAATATGACAAGTTCATCAACATCTGTTCCACGAAAGATGTTGCAATGTTTTTGGTGGGGTTTAAGAAATATTAG TTCTTTTGGTTCCAATCTTCAAACCGGTCCCCATATAGTGGAGATTATCTTTGCGGTGTTGGTATCTATAACTGGCTTGGTGCTTTTTCTACTATATCTCAATGCAAGAGTTCAG GCTTTAAAAAGCAGATCAGATCAGCTTAAAATGGAGAGGAAGGTAAAAACGATGAGTCTAGAGGTAGATTTGTGGTTATCAAAAAATAACCTCCCTCGAAAAGATCTGAAGCGGTTAAAGAAAATGATCATGAAAAATGTAAAAGAAaaacttgaagaaaaaaaagatatcgATATGCACAATGTCCTCAGCATTCTCCCCATAGTACAGAAAAGGCGTATCATGTACATTCTTCGCTTGGCTTCGCTGAAGGAA GTTGACATGTTTAGAACTATGAATGAACAAGTACTGGAAACAATTTGCGAGCATCTCAAGCCAGTGACCTATACCGAGGGCTGCAACATTATTCAAGAGGGACAGCCACTTGAGATGATGCTTTTCATCACGCAAGGCACCGCATGGACTTACATCACTAGTAGTACCAATGGCGCAACAAGAAGTTCCTCCGTCATCAAGTACCTCAAGAGAGGTGATCTTTGTGGAGAAGAACTCTTAAATTGCATATCAAAACTTGCTGCCTTTTCAGACTTTCCCATCTCAACCAGAGTTGTGAAGGCCCAAACAAGAATTGAAGGATTTGCTTTAGGGGCGCATGACTTGAAGAGTGTTGTCTCCAACTTTTGGTGGCATTTTAGAAGGGAGGAGCTTGATCGAGTAGATGGTGCTCAATTGCCGGAGTGGGAACATGTGGCAGCTTCTTTCATACAAGAAAAATGGCGCCTCCGCCATCATGCATAG
- the LOC133713891 gene encoding cyclic nucleotide-gated ion channel 1-like isoform X1, whose amino-acid sequence MYRLSNTQWNGVQVTESSSTRIKKWPEVKDILNLHDDDEPKIFFPMWDVIFMISCGIGVFLDPVYSYIPVVDKDRTCYFWDQKLMWTFVGLRSAVDLFYTMDIIIFLRRKITDAKFAASLNSKKKKSLKESIRKRFPVLLRIFVALPILQAVALTGTFAQYNKFNLFRVNPVQFVMRIYYTYGSLKGIPNIETGVGRFLQAILDFLPFVLAAHLFGALWYGLALQREVDCWTSDVVCMNVTDQQPICDSYPLNHFYCSTYTEGNNKIINIKHLEEACNIDASPPIFDFGIYLYALQSNMTSSSTSVPRKMLQCFWWGLRNISSFGSNLQTGPHIVEIIFAVLVSITGLVLFLLYLNARVQALKSRSDQLKMERKVKTMSLEVDLWLSKNNLPRKDLKRLKKMIMKNVKEKLEEKKDIDMHNVLSILPIVQKRRIMYILRLASLKEVDMFRTMNEQVLETICEHLKPVTYTEGCNIIQEGQPLEMMLFITQGTAWTYITSSTNGATRSSSVIKYLKRGDLCGEELLNCISKLAAFSDFPISTRVVKAQTRIEGFALGAHDLKSVVSNFWWHFRREELDRVDGAQLPEWEHVAASFIQEKWRLRHHA is encoded by the exons ATGTATCGGTTGAG TAATACACAATGGAATGGTGTACAGGTGACAGAATCTTCAAGTACAAGAATAAAAAAGTGGCCAGAAGTAAAGGACATTCTGAATCTACATGATGACGACGAGCCAAAGATTTTCTTTCCGATGTGGGATGTAATCTTTATGATATCGTGTGGAATTGGTGTCTTCCTTGATCCTGTGTACAGTTACATTCCGGTCGTCGACAAGGACAGGACATGCTACTTTTGGGATCAAAAGTTGATGTGGACATTTGTGGGCTTAAGATCTGCTGTAGATCTTTTTTATACAATGGACATTATCATTTTCTTACGTCGAAAAATTACTGATGCTAAGTTTGCTGCCTCCTTAAattcgaagaaaaagaaatcactAAAGGAAAGTATTCGCAAGCGTTTTCCCGTTCTACTTCGCATTTTCGTTGCTCTTCCAATCCTACAG GCAGTGGCACTCACCGGAACATTTGCACAATATAATAAGTTTAACTTGTTTCGGGTCAATCCGGTTCAATTTGTCATGCGTATTTACTACACCTATGGATCGCTTAAGGGAATTCCGAACATAGAAACTGGAGTAGGAAGATTTCTTCAGGCTATTTTGGACTTTCTTCCCTTCGTACTTGCTGCTCAT CTATTTGGAGCATTGTGGTACGGTCTTGCTCTACAACGAGAAGTAGATTGTTGGACGAGCGACGTTGTGTGTATGAATGTTACAGATCAACAACCGATATGTGATAGTTACCCACTAAATCACTTCTACTGTAGTACTTACACCGAGGGCAACAATAAAATCATCAATATCAAGCATTTAGAGGAAGCATGCAATATAGATGCAAGTCCACCAATCTTCGACTTTGGCATTTATCTTTACGCTCTTCAGTCTAATATGACAAGTTCATCAACATCTGTTCCACGAAAGATGTTGCAATGTTTTTGGTGGGGTTTAAGAAATATTAG TTCTTTTGGTTCCAATCTTCAAACCGGTCCCCATATAGTGGAGATTATCTTTGCGGTGTTGGTATCTATAACTGGCTTGGTGCTTTTTCTACTATATCTCAATGCAAGAGTTCAG GCTTTAAAAAGCAGATCAGATCAGCTTAAAATGGAGAGGAAGGTAAAAACGATGAGTCTAGAGGTAGATTTGTGGTTATCAAAAAATAACCTCCCTCGAAAAGATCTGAAGCGGTTAAAGAAAATGATCATGAAAAATGTAAAAGAAaaacttgaagaaaaaaaagatatcgATATGCACAATGTCCTCAGCATTCTCCCCATAGTACAGAAAAGGCGTATCATGTACATTCTTCGCTTGGCTTCGCTGAAGGAA GTTGACATGTTTAGAACTATGAATGAACAAGTACTGGAAACAATTTGCGAGCATCTCAAGCCAGTGACCTATACCGAGGGCTGCAACATTATTCAAGAGGGACAGCCACTTGAGATGATGCTTTTCATCACGCAAGGCACCGCATGGACTTACATCACTAGTAGTACCAATGGCGCAACAAGAAGTTCCTCCGTCATCAAGTACCTCAAGAGAGGTGATCTTTGTGGAGAAGAACTCTTAAATTGCATATCAAAACTTGCTGCCTTTTCAGACTTTCCCATCTCAACCAGAGTTGTGAAGGCCCAAACAAGAATTGAAGGATTTGCTTTAGGGGCGCATGACTTGAAGAGTGTTGTCTCCAACTTTTGGTGGCATTTTAGAAGGGAGGAGCTTGATCGAGTAGATGGTGCTCAATTGCCGGAGTGGGAACATGTGGCAGCTTCTTTCATACAAGAAAAATGGCGCCTCCGCCATCATGCATAG
- the LOC133713891 gene encoding cyclic nucleotide-gated ion channel 1-like isoform X4, protein MWDVIFMISCGIGVFLDPVYSYIPVVDKDRTCYFWDQKLMWTFVGLRSAVDLFYTMDIIIFLRRKITDAKFAASLNSKKKKSLKESIRKRFPVLLRIFVALPILQAVALTGTFAQYNKFNLFRVNPVQFVMRIYYTYGSLKGIPNIETGVGRFLQAILDFLPFVLAAHLFGALWYGLALQREVDCWTSDVVCMNVTDQQPICDSYPLNHFYCSTYTEGNNKIINIKHLEEACNIDASPPIFDFGIYLYALQSNMTSSSTSVPRKMLQCFWWGLRNISSFGSNLQTGPHIVEIIFAVLVSITGLVLFLLYLNARVQALKSRSDQLKMERKVKTMSLEVDLWLSKNNLPRKDLKRLKKMIMKNVKEKLEEKKDIDMHNVLSILPIVQKRRIMYILRLASLKEVDMFRTMNEQVLETICEHLKPVTYTEGCNIIQEGQPLEMMLFITQGTAWTYITSSTNGATRSSSVIKYLKRGDLCGEELLNCISKLAAFSDFPISTRVVKAQTRIEGFALGAHDLKSVVSNFWWHFRREELDRVDGAQLPEWEHVAASFIQEKWRLRHHA, encoded by the exons ATGTGGGATGTAATCTTTATGATATCGTGTGGAATTGGTGTCTTCCTTGATCCTGTGTACAGTTACATTCCGGTCGTCGACAAGGACAGGACATGCTACTTTTGGGATCAAAAGTTGATGTGGACATTTGTGGGCTTAAGATCTGCTGTAGATCTTTTTTATACAATGGACATTATCATTTTCTTACGTCGAAAAATTACTGATGCTAAGTTTGCTGCCTCCTTAAattcgaagaaaaagaaatcactAAAGGAAAGTATTCGCAAGCGTTTTCCCGTTCTACTTCGCATTTTCGTTGCTCTTCCAATCCTACAG GCAGTGGCACTCACCGGAACATTTGCACAATATAATAAGTTTAACTTGTTTCGGGTCAATCCGGTTCAATTTGTCATGCGTATTTACTACACCTATGGATCGCTTAAGGGAATTCCGAACATAGAAACTGGAGTAGGAAGATTTCTTCAGGCTATTTTGGACTTTCTTCCCTTCGTACTTGCTGCTCAT CTATTTGGAGCATTGTGGTACGGTCTTGCTCTACAACGAGAAGTAGATTGTTGGACGAGCGACGTTGTGTGTATGAATGTTACAGATCAACAACCGATATGTGATAGTTACCCACTAAATCACTTCTACTGTAGTACTTACACCGAGGGCAACAATAAAATCATCAATATCAAGCATTTAGAGGAAGCATGCAATATAGATGCAAGTCCACCAATCTTCGACTTTGGCATTTATCTTTACGCTCTTCAGTCTAATATGACAAGTTCATCAACATCTGTTCCACGAAAGATGTTGCAATGTTTTTGGTGGGGTTTAAGAAATATTAG TTCTTTTGGTTCCAATCTTCAAACCGGTCCCCATATAGTGGAGATTATCTTTGCGGTGTTGGTATCTATAACTGGCTTGGTGCTTTTTCTACTATATCTCAATGCAAGAGTTCAG GCTTTAAAAAGCAGATCAGATCAGCTTAAAATGGAGAGGAAGGTAAAAACGATGAGTCTAGAGGTAGATTTGTGGTTATCAAAAAATAACCTCCCTCGAAAAGATCTGAAGCGGTTAAAGAAAATGATCATGAAAAATGTAAAAGAAaaacttgaagaaaaaaaagatatcgATATGCACAATGTCCTCAGCATTCTCCCCATAGTACAGAAAAGGCGTATCATGTACATTCTTCGCTTGGCTTCGCTGAAGGAA GTTGACATGTTTAGAACTATGAATGAACAAGTACTGGAAACAATTTGCGAGCATCTCAAGCCAGTGACCTATACCGAGGGCTGCAACATTATTCAAGAGGGACAGCCACTTGAGATGATGCTTTTCATCACGCAAGGCACCGCATGGACTTACATCACTAGTAGTACCAATGGCGCAACAAGAAGTTCCTCCGTCATCAAGTACCTCAAGAGAGGTGATCTTTGTGGAGAAGAACTCTTAAATTGCATATCAAAACTTGCTGCCTTTTCAGACTTTCCCATCTCAACCAGAGTTGTGAAGGCCCAAACAAGAATTGAAGGATTTGCTTTAGGGGCGCATGACTTGAAGAGTGTTGTCTCCAACTTTTGGTGGCATTTTAGAAGGGAGGAGCTTGATCGAGTAGATGGTGCTCAATTGCCGGAGTGGGAACATGTGGCAGCTTCTTTCATACAAGAAAAATGGCGCCTCCGCCATCATGCATAG
- the LOC133713891 gene encoding cyclic nucleotide-gated ion channel 1-like isoform X5, producing the protein MYRLSNTQWNGVQVTESSSTRIKKWPEVKDILNLHDDDEPKIFFPMWDVIFMISCGIGVFLDPVYSYIPVVDKDRTCYFWDQKLMWTFVGLRSAVDLFYTMDIIIFLRRKITDAKFAASLNSKKKKSLKESIRKRFPVLLRIFVALPILQAVALTGTFAQYNKFNLFRVNPVQFVMRIYYTYGSLKGIPNIETGVGRFLQAILDFLPFVLAAHLFGALWYGLALQREVDCWTSDVVCMNVTDQQPICDSYPLNHFYCSTYTEGNNKIINIKHLEEACNIDASPPIFDFGIYLYALQSNMTSSSTSVPRKMLQCFWWGLRNISSFGSNLQTGPHIVEIIFAVLVSITGLVLFLLYLNARVQALKSRSDQLKMERKVKTMSLEVDLWLSKNNLPRKDLKRLKKMIMKNVKEKLEEKKDIDMHNVLSILPIVQKRRIMYILRLASLKENYE; encoded by the exons ATGTATCGGTTGAG TAATACACAATGGAATGGTGTACAGGTGACAGAATCTTCAAGTACAAGAATAAAAAAGTGGCCAGAAGTAAAGGACATTCTGAATCTACATGATGACGACGAGCCAAAGATTTTCTTTCCGATGTGGGATGTAATCTTTATGATATCGTGTGGAATTGGTGTCTTCCTTGATCCTGTGTACAGTTACATTCCGGTCGTCGACAAGGACAGGACATGCTACTTTTGGGATCAAAAGTTGATGTGGACATTTGTGGGCTTAAGATCTGCTGTAGATCTTTTTTATACAATGGACATTATCATTTTCTTACGTCGAAAAATTACTGATGCTAAGTTTGCTGCCTCCTTAAattcgaagaaaaagaaatcactAAAGGAAAGTATTCGCAAGCGTTTTCCCGTTCTACTTCGCATTTTCGTTGCTCTTCCAATCCTACAG GCAGTGGCACTCACCGGAACATTTGCACAATATAATAAGTTTAACTTGTTTCGGGTCAATCCGGTTCAATTTGTCATGCGTATTTACTACACCTATGGATCGCTTAAGGGAATTCCGAACATAGAAACTGGAGTAGGAAGATTTCTTCAGGCTATTTTGGACTTTCTTCCCTTCGTACTTGCTGCTCAT CTATTTGGAGCATTGTGGTACGGTCTTGCTCTACAACGAGAAGTAGATTGTTGGACGAGCGACGTTGTGTGTATGAATGTTACAGATCAACAACCGATATGTGATAGTTACCCACTAAATCACTTCTACTGTAGTACTTACACCGAGGGCAACAATAAAATCATCAATATCAAGCATTTAGAGGAAGCATGCAATATAGATGCAAGTCCACCAATCTTCGACTTTGGCATTTATCTTTACGCTCTTCAGTCTAATATGACAAGTTCATCAACATCTGTTCCACGAAAGATGTTGCAATGTTTTTGGTGGGGTTTAAGAAATATTAG TTCTTTTGGTTCCAATCTTCAAACCGGTCCCCATATAGTGGAGATTATCTTTGCGGTGTTGGTATCTATAACTGGCTTGGTGCTTTTTCTACTATATCTCAATGCAAGAGTTCAG GCTTTAAAAAGCAGATCAGATCAGCTTAAAATGGAGAGGAAGGTAAAAACGATGAGTCTAGAGGTAGATTTGTGGTTATCAAAAAATAACCTCCCTCGAAAAGATCTGAAGCGGTTAAAGAAAATGATCATGAAAAATGTAAAAGAAaaacttgaagaaaaaaaagatatcgATATGCACAATGTCCTCAGCATTCTCCCCATAGTACAGAAAAGGCGTATCATGTACATTCTTCGCTTGGCTTCGCTGAAGGAA AACTATGAATGA
- the LOC133713891 gene encoding cyclic nucleotide-gated ion channel 1-like isoform X3 → MLMEVVTESSSTRIKKWPEVKDILNLHDDDEPKIFFPMWDVIFMISCGIGVFLDPVYSYIPVVDKDRTCYFWDQKLMWTFVGLRSAVDLFYTMDIIIFLRRKITDAKFAASLNSKKKKSLKESIRKRFPVLLRIFVALPILQAVALTGTFAQYNKFNLFRVNPVQFVMRIYYTYGSLKGIPNIETGVGRFLQAILDFLPFVLAAHLFGALWYGLALQREVDCWTSDVVCMNVTDQQPICDSYPLNHFYCSTYTEGNNKIINIKHLEEACNIDASPPIFDFGIYLYALQSNMTSSSTSVPRKMLQCFWWGLRNISSFGSNLQTGPHIVEIIFAVLVSITGLVLFLLYLNARVQALKSRSDQLKMERKVKTMSLEVDLWLSKNNLPRKDLKRLKKMIMKNVKEKLEEKKDIDMHNVLSILPIVQKRRIMYILRLASLKEVDMFRTMNEQVLETICEHLKPVTYTEGCNIIQEGQPLEMMLFITQGTAWTYITSSTNGATRSSSVIKYLKRGDLCGEELLNCISKLAAFSDFPISTRVVKAQTRIEGFALGAHDLKSVVSNFWWHFRREELDRVDGAQLPEWEHVAASFIQEKWRLRHHA, encoded by the exons ATGCTGATGGAAGTA GTGACAGAATCTTCAAGTACAAGAATAAAAAAGTGGCCAGAAGTAAAGGACATTCTGAATCTACATGATGACGACGAGCCAAAGATTTTCTTTCCGATGTGGGATGTAATCTTTATGATATCGTGTGGAATTGGTGTCTTCCTTGATCCTGTGTACAGTTACATTCCGGTCGTCGACAAGGACAGGACATGCTACTTTTGGGATCAAAAGTTGATGTGGACATTTGTGGGCTTAAGATCTGCTGTAGATCTTTTTTATACAATGGACATTATCATTTTCTTACGTCGAAAAATTACTGATGCTAAGTTTGCTGCCTCCTTAAattcgaagaaaaagaaatcactAAAGGAAAGTATTCGCAAGCGTTTTCCCGTTCTACTTCGCATTTTCGTTGCTCTTCCAATCCTACAG GCAGTGGCACTCACCGGAACATTTGCACAATATAATAAGTTTAACTTGTTTCGGGTCAATCCGGTTCAATTTGTCATGCGTATTTACTACACCTATGGATCGCTTAAGGGAATTCCGAACATAGAAACTGGAGTAGGAAGATTTCTTCAGGCTATTTTGGACTTTCTTCCCTTCGTACTTGCTGCTCAT CTATTTGGAGCATTGTGGTACGGTCTTGCTCTACAACGAGAAGTAGATTGTTGGACGAGCGACGTTGTGTGTATGAATGTTACAGATCAACAACCGATATGTGATAGTTACCCACTAAATCACTTCTACTGTAGTACTTACACCGAGGGCAACAATAAAATCATCAATATCAAGCATTTAGAGGAAGCATGCAATATAGATGCAAGTCCACCAATCTTCGACTTTGGCATTTATCTTTACGCTCTTCAGTCTAATATGACAAGTTCATCAACATCTGTTCCACGAAAGATGTTGCAATGTTTTTGGTGGGGTTTAAGAAATATTAG TTCTTTTGGTTCCAATCTTCAAACCGGTCCCCATATAGTGGAGATTATCTTTGCGGTGTTGGTATCTATAACTGGCTTGGTGCTTTTTCTACTATATCTCAATGCAAGAGTTCAG GCTTTAAAAAGCAGATCAGATCAGCTTAAAATGGAGAGGAAGGTAAAAACGATGAGTCTAGAGGTAGATTTGTGGTTATCAAAAAATAACCTCCCTCGAAAAGATCTGAAGCGGTTAAAGAAAATGATCATGAAAAATGTAAAAGAAaaacttgaagaaaaaaaagatatcgATATGCACAATGTCCTCAGCATTCTCCCCATAGTACAGAAAAGGCGTATCATGTACATTCTTCGCTTGGCTTCGCTGAAGGAA GTTGACATGTTTAGAACTATGAATGAACAAGTACTGGAAACAATTTGCGAGCATCTCAAGCCAGTGACCTATACCGAGGGCTGCAACATTATTCAAGAGGGACAGCCACTTGAGATGATGCTTTTCATCACGCAAGGCACCGCATGGACTTACATCACTAGTAGTACCAATGGCGCAACAAGAAGTTCCTCCGTCATCAAGTACCTCAAGAGAGGTGATCTTTGTGGAGAAGAACTCTTAAATTGCATATCAAAACTTGCTGCCTTTTCAGACTTTCCCATCTCAACCAGAGTTGTGAAGGCCCAAACAAGAATTGAAGGATTTGCTTTAGGGGCGCATGACTTGAAGAGTGTTGTCTCCAACTTTTGGTGGCATTTTAGAAGGGAGGAGCTTGATCGAGTAGATGGTGCTCAATTGCCGGAGTGGGAACATGTGGCAGCTTCTTTCATACAAGAAAAATGGCGCCTCCGCCATCATGCATAG